A section of the Paenibacillus yonginensis genome encodes:
- a CDS encoding M14 family metallopeptidase, translated as MMPCHGDNPERIVHIEDRKFRYADFCQQCGKLQSRYSVLKFASIGQSVLGKPIWCVRIGKGSRQVHVNAAVHANEWITAALLLRFLEDYAAALEDEDPKSGQTTTRRQAEAWYSDYTLWAVPMVNPDGVDLSQNGADHCGPYRSRLLEWNGQSPDFTRWKANIRGVDLNDQFPAFWEVERERRGIGGPSPQDYSGPAPLSEPEASALAVLTRGVPFEHVVSLHSQGKEIYWNYRDLEPAEAESMAARLAAAGRYRAVKLEGSDAGYKDWFIQEFRRPGFTVEVGEGVNPLPPEDFEEIYLDVHAILAEALSL; from the coding sequence ATGATGCCGTGTCACGGGGACAACCCGGAACGTATTGTCCATATTGAAGACCGGAAATTCAGATATGCCGACTTTTGCCAGCAGTGCGGCAAGCTGCAAAGCCGATATTCGGTGCTGAAGTTTGCTTCCATTGGCCAAAGCGTGCTTGGCAAGCCGATTTGGTGCGTCCGTATCGGCAAAGGCTCGCGGCAAGTTCATGTGAATGCGGCGGTACACGCTAATGAATGGATTACCGCTGCACTGCTGCTGCGATTTCTCGAGGATTATGCAGCCGCGCTGGAGGATGAAGATCCGAAATCAGGCCAGACCACTACTCGCAGACAGGCCGAGGCCTGGTACAGCGATTACACCTTATGGGCGGTGCCGATGGTTAATCCGGATGGCGTAGACCTGTCGCAAAACGGGGCGGACCACTGCGGTCCCTACAGGAGCAGACTGCTGGAATGGAATGGCCAGTCCCCGGATTTTACCCGCTGGAAAGCGAATATACGCGGAGTCGACCTGAACGACCAGTTCCCGGCCTTCTGGGAAGTGGAGCGCGAACGAAGGGGCATAGGCGGACCTTCTCCCCAGGATTACAGCGGGCCCGCTCCGCTGAGCGAACCGGAAGCTTCCGCATTGGCGGTTCTGACCCGGGGGGTCCCTTTTGAGCATGTCGTGTCCCTGCACAGCCAAGGCAAAGAAATTTATTGGAATTACAGGGATCTCGAGCCGGCTGAAGCCGAAAGCATGGCGGCACGCCTGGCGGCAGCCGGACGGTATCGGGCCGTGAAGCTGGAGGGGAGCGATGCAGGGTATAAAGACTGGTTTATTCAGGAGTTTCGGCGTCCGGGCTTTACGGTAGAGGTAGGGGAAGGCGTTAACCCGCTGCCGCCTGAGGATTTTGAGGAGATTTACCTGGACGTTCACGCCATCCTGGCGGAAGCCTTGTCGCTTTAA
- the racE gene encoding glutamate racemase: MFVHQAIAILDSGVGGLTVVKEVMRQLPREKIIYFGDTARAPYGPRTPEQVRLFTEQIVDFLIQFNPKMVVIACNTATAAALDFISEKLTIPVIGVIHPGARAAISATKTGRVGVIGTIGTIQSGAYTVALKELSPYIEVVSEACPELVPLVEQGEFETEHTREIVRSSLAGIKQYDMDCLILGCTHYPFLRKAIREVMGPGVKLISSADETAREISTVLYQKGQLARGAEAPVHQFFCSGDERIFRQIAKEWLGEEIQLTPIVWHVGRMAEDVG; encoded by the coding sequence ATGTTCGTGCATCAAGCTATCGCAATATTGGATTCAGGAGTGGGCGGATTAACGGTTGTCAAAGAAGTGATGCGCCAGCTGCCCCGGGAAAAAATCATTTATTTTGGAGATACGGCGAGAGCTCCTTACGGTCCACGTACTCCCGAACAGGTCCGCTTGTTTACAGAGCAGATTGTAGATTTTCTGATTCAATTTAATCCTAAAATGGTGGTGATCGCCTGCAATACGGCGACTGCGGCGGCGCTTGACTTCATTTCGGAGAAGCTGACGATTCCGGTGATCGGCGTCATTCATCCGGGGGCCCGGGCAGCCATCAGCGCAACCAAAACGGGGCGTGTTGGAGTGATCGGGACCATCGGCACGATTCAAAGCGGGGCTTACACTGTTGCGCTCAAGGAGCTTTCGCCCTATATCGAGGTCGTCAGCGAAGCTTGCCCGGAGCTGGTGCCGCTGGTCGAGCAGGGAGAGTTTGAAACCGAGCACACCAGAGAGATCGTACGCAGCTCCTTAGCCGGAATCAAGCAGTATGACATGGATTGCCTGATTTTGGGCTGTACGCATTATCCCTTCCTCCGCAAGGCTATCAGGGAAGTGATGGGGCCTGGAGTGAAGCTGATCAGCTCGGCGGACGAGACCGCCAGGGAAATCAGCACCGTGCTGTATCAGAAAGGCCAGCTGGCCCGCGGAGCGGAGGCCCCTGTTCATCAATTTTTCTGCAGCGGGGATGAGAGGATATTCAGGCAGATTGCGAAAGAATGGCTGGGTGAAGAAATCCAGCTGACCCCGATTGTCTGGCATGTCGGACGAATGGCGGAAGATGTGGGATAA
- a CDS encoding DUF1450 domain-containing protein: protein MANDIRVCDKCKFTRIKSIVPKLQKMAPDAEIKVGCKSYCGPCGKRAFVYINGRYVSAPTEEEVLAKVEPFIKKTVQSS, encoded by the coding sequence ATGGCTAACGACATTCGCGTATGCGATAAATGCAAGTTTACCCGGATCAAATCGATTGTGCCCAAGCTGCAGAAGATGGCCCCAGATGCCGAAATCAAGGTCGGGTGCAAATCCTATTGCGGCCCATGCGGCAAGCGCGCCTTTGTTTATATTAACGGACGTTATGTCAGTGCTCCTACTGAAGAAGAAGTGCTGGCCAAGGTTGAACCGTTTATCAAAAAAACTGTGCAATCGTCCTGA
- a CDS encoding DUF1361 domain-containing protein, producing the protein MRRTKSELHYPAKWYVVLVLALVTAVCLKNLYDFQLNSGRRPYLFIFWNMFLAWLPVGFMLLIDWTLQLSPGRFRRLMLAGFGLLWLGFYPNAAYLVTDLLHVFVNYPVDTSSRFWLAVPFWDHLLAMLLTAVLGLLLGSFSLLSIHEEIRRRFGALLGWLFAGLMLCLGSFGIYMGRFVRWNTWDLWENPRMIRRDLLDLVNDAGQRSFAADFCLKMFMLTAGFYIILYFIGSMQAVRRE; encoded by the coding sequence ATGAGGCGAACAAAATCTGAACTCCATTATCCGGCCAAATGGTATGTGGTTCTGGTGCTGGCATTGGTTACGGCAGTCTGTCTCAAGAATTTATACGATTTCCAGCTAAACTCCGGACGGAGACCTTATTTGTTTATATTCTGGAATATGTTTCTGGCTTGGCTGCCGGTTGGGTTTATGCTGCTTATCGACTGGACGCTGCAGCTTTCTCCCGGCAGATTCAGACGGCTGATGCTGGCGGGATTCGGGCTGCTGTGGCTGGGCTTCTATCCGAACGCGGCTTATCTGGTTACCGATCTGCTGCATGTATTTGTGAATTATCCGGTGGATACATCCAGTCGTTTCTGGCTGGCCGTTCCTTTCTGGGACCATCTGCTGGCTATGCTGCTGACGGCCGTTCTTGGGCTGCTGTTGGGCTCCTTCTCACTGCTGTCGATCCATGAGGAAATCCGCCGCCGGTTTGGTGCTTTGCTCGGATGGCTGTTTGCAGGCCTTATGCTGTGCCTTGGCAGCTTCGGCATTTACATGGGGCGGTTCGTACGCTGGAACACCTGGGATTTATGGGAGAACCCGAGGATGATCCGCCGGGATTTATTGGATCTGGTGAACGATGCCGGACAGCGTTCGTTTGCAGCTGATTTTTGCCTGAAGATGTTTATGTTGACGGCCGGCTTCTATATCATTTTATATTTTATCGGCTCTATGCAGGCGGTACGGCGAGAATAG
- a CDS encoding DUF86 domain-containing protein has product MYYVNREQIDLRLKVLPEIIQVLGSSEQTSGEDLLHRYAKERALHLALEVVTDVGSYLIDGFIMRDASSYEDIIDIIHDEKVIGDELVAVLKELVRLRKPLVQEYYGPLTERRIGTSQLTTALEQFAVKVQAYLDHELAL; this is encoded by the coding sequence ATGTATTATGTCAACCGCGAGCAAATTGATTTGAGGCTGAAGGTGCTGCCTGAGATTATCCAGGTGCTTGGCAGCTCGGAACAAACGTCCGGCGAGGATTTGCTCCATCGTTATGCGAAAGAACGGGCTCTGCATCTGGCGCTTGAGGTCGTTACCGATGTGGGCAGCTATTTAATTGACGGCTTTATTATGCGCGATGCCAGCAGTTATGAAGACATCATCGACATCATTCATGATGAGAAGGTGATCGGGGATGAGCTTGTTGCCGTATTAAAGGAACTTGTCCGTCTCCGCAAGCCTTTGGTCCAGGAATATTACGGCCCGCTCACGGAACGGCGGATCGGTACATCTCAGCTCACCACCGCACTAGAGCAGTTTGCAGTAAAGGTCCAGGCTTATCTGGACCATGAGCTGGCCCTTTAA
- a CDS encoding HesB/IscA family protein, with translation MSVKITRNAAKVIKRELDKEENKDKGLALKVFVTHAHGDHAHYGLDLVKPSESDQVISTDKEIDVLIDLSDPFLNGVKIDYLYFPEEGFVITNPSQGNHGDH, from the coding sequence ATGAGTGTCAAAATTACCCGCAATGCGGCCAAAGTGATAAAGAGAGAACTCGATAAAGAAGAGAACAAAGACAAAGGACTTGCGCTTAAAGTATTCGTCACCCATGCTCATGGCGACCACGCGCATTACGGCCTGGATCTGGTTAAACCGTCCGAATCAGACCAAGTGATATCCACGGATAAAGAAATTGACGTTCTGATTGATCTTAGCGATCCTTTCTTGAACGGCGTGAAGATTGACTACCTTTATTTCCCTGAAGAAGGTTTTGTCATCACCAACCCGTCTCAAGGCAACCACGGCGATCACTGA
- a CDS encoding YtxH domain-containing protein, with protein sequence MGKAGKGFLWGTVVGAVAGSVTALLFAPKPGKELRQDIAETARTAAEKTHAAAERVGEHSAELYSRIKTAAGHLVQDVQSRLSQEKELEEEVLVSSFEEESDFSEDEFFDETDEASLEEELNEEQAAEAAEK encoded by the coding sequence ATGGGCAAAGCAGGCAAAGGTTTTCTTTGGGGAACGGTGGTTGGGGCGGTGGCCGGATCGGTAACGGCGCTTCTGTTTGCGCCAAAACCTGGCAAGGAGCTGCGCCAGGACATCGCGGAAACCGCACGGACTGCGGCGGAGAAAACCCACGCGGCAGCCGAAAGAGTCGGCGAGCACAGCGCAGAGTTATATTCCCGCATCAAAACGGCTGCCGGGCATCTCGTACAGGACGTACAATCCCGGTTAAGCCAAGAGAAAGAGCTTGAGGAGGAGGTTCTTGTTTCCTCTTTTGAAGAAGAATCGGATTTCTCCGAAGACGAATTCTTTGATGAAACGGATGAAGCCTCCTTGGAGGAAGAATTGAATGAAGAGCAGGCCGCTGAAGCTGCGGAGAAATAA
- a CDS encoding type B 50S ribosomal protein L31, with the protein MKEQIHPKFQQVIFFDASANYKFLSASTKSSNETMEWEDGNTYPVIRVDTSSASHPFFTGRQRNNDVGGRVDRFNKKYNLNSK; encoded by the coding sequence GTGAAAGAGCAAATTCACCCTAAATTTCAACAGGTGATTTTTTTTGACGCAAGTGCAAACTACAAATTCCTGAGCGCGTCCACGAAATCTTCCAACGAAACTATGGAATGGGAAGACGGCAACACTTATCCGGTAATCCGTGTGGATACGAGCTCCGCTTCTCACCCGTTCTTTACAGGCAGACAACGTAACAATGACGTTGGCGGCCGTGTAGACCGTTTCAACAAGAAATACAACCTGAACAGCAAATAA
- a CDS encoding Dabb family protein — protein sequence MIKHIVLFKLKDRSPESVEKTYAVLNGMKGKVEQLVDLHIGKNVVDTPRSYDLSLEATFRSLEDLQGYQVHPEHKKVIEHISEVRESQSVVDYEF from the coding sequence ATGATCAAACATATCGTTTTGTTTAAATTGAAGGATCGTTCCCCTGAAAGCGTGGAGAAGACGTATGCCGTCCTGAACGGAATGAAGGGAAAGGTCGAGCAGCTGGTCGATCTTCACATCGGCAAAAATGTGGTGGATACCCCGCGTTCCTATGATCTCTCGTTAGAAGCAACGTTCCGCTCGCTTGAAGACCTTCAAGGCTACCAGGTCCATCCGGAGCATAAAAAGGTCATCGAGCATATCAGCGAAGTCCGTGAGTCGCAGTCGGTGGTCGACTACGAATTTTGA